One Myxococcales bacterium genomic window carries:
- a CDS encoding alanine--glyoxylate aminotransferase family protein, with protein MSLPILFTPGPVRIPPVVAAALAEPPCNYHRQAGFREMFAEIQTSLATLLGLRNPANYFATMLTTTGTGAVEGCMQAFAAVGPGLILDNGFFGARWVDQAKQNRFAFHALSSPSDAPIDPAAVAAYLDAHPDIKWCFYVSHETRMGLVNPMVEIGRVCKARGVMVGADIISSAFAYPVDIEAAELDLAVTSSAKAVQAVAGLGVVFVRLAALPALKAAAAADRPRSYYLDIVAECERQQAEHQPRFAQPVPLYAALHAACRHLLAVGIDNHMARIQRQMDTIARHLAQYGCAPLLPRDRLSWIAVNFSLPSGIKYSEFAPRMQAEGFFLLYGVPGNESHFQVSTIGDLTDADVAGLLRAFDRILAPIVHARPAAEAARAHGGAS; from the coding sequence ATGTCCCTACCGATCCTGTTCACGCCCGGCCCTGTCCGCATCCCCCCCGTGGTCGCGGCCGCCCTGGCCGAGCCGCCGTGCAACTACCACCGGCAGGCGGGCTTCCGGGAGATGTTCGCGGAGATCCAGACGTCGCTCGCGACCCTGCTCGGCCTGCGCAACCCGGCGAACTACTTTGCGACCATGCTGACCACCACCGGGACCGGGGCGGTCGAGGGGTGCATGCAGGCGTTCGCCGCCGTCGGGCCCGGCCTGATCCTCGACAACGGCTTTTTCGGCGCCCGGTGGGTCGACCAGGCCAAGCAGAACCGGTTCGCGTTCCACGCCCTGTCGTCGCCGAGCGACGCGCCGATCGATCCGGCCGCGGTCGCCGCGTACCTCGACGCGCACCCCGACATCAAGTGGTGCTTCTACGTCTCGCACGAGACCCGCATGGGCCTCGTCAACCCGATGGTCGAGATCGGCCGGGTCTGCAAGGCCCGCGGCGTCATGGTCGGCGCCGACATCATCTCGAGCGCGTTCGCGTACCCGGTCGACATCGAGGCCGCCGAGCTCGACCTGGCGGTGACGTCGTCGGCCAAGGCCGTGCAAGCGGTCGCCGGGCTCGGCGTCGTGTTCGTGCGCCTGGCGGCGCTGCCGGCGCTCAAGGCCGCCGCCGCCGCCGATCGCCCGCGCAGCTACTACCTCGACATCGTGGCCGAGTGCGAGCGCCAGCAGGCCGAGCACCAGCCGCGGTTCGCGCAGCCGGTCCCGCTGTACGCGGCGCTGCACGCCGCCTGCCGGCACCTGCTGGCCGTCGGCATCGACAACCACATGGCGCGGATCCAGCGCCAGATGGACACGATCGCCCGCCACCTGGCCCAGTACGGCTGCGCGCCGCTGCTGCCGCGCGACCGGCTGTCGTGGATCGCCGTCAACTTCTCGCTGCCGTCGGGGATCAAGTACTCCGAGTTCGCGCCGCGCATGCAGGCCGAGGGCTTCTTCCTCCTGTACGGCGTGCCCGGCAACGAGAGCCACTTCCAGGTCTCGACCATCGGCGACCTCACCGACGCCGACGTCGCGGGCCTGCTGCGCGCGTTCGATCGCATCCTCGCTCCCATCGTCCATGCGCGTCCTGCCGCCGAGGCCGCGCGAGCCCACGGAGGTGCCTCGTGA
- a CDS encoding aminopeptidase P N-terminal domain-containing protein, with protein MASIYADRRRALMDRIGPGGVAVVRSLPERLRNGDSHHAFRQHSDVLYLTGFAEPDTTVVLRAGAETERVVMFVRPRDPAMEVWDGRRAGVEGARAEYGADVAHPASELATRLPDLVANCEELHYAVGLDEDTDLLIARTIARLRKTEKRGQRPPRAIVDPRDALHELRLHKGPDELRALRKAAAISCDAHVLAMRQGRPGTFEYELEATLDYTFRSRGGAGPGYGTIVGAGENATILHYVENRCAIADGDLVLVDAGCEYGHYTADITRTWPAGGRFTAPQRRVYELVLAVQKSAIALARPGATLDELHQHCVRELTRGMIELGLLTGTVEERIEDASYKRYYMHLTSHWLGLDVHDAGAYTQGGKPRPLAPGMVITIEPGLYIAVDDEAAPAELRGIGVRIEDDILITADGCENLTQACPKEIAELEAICG; from the coding sequence ATGGCTTCGATCTACGCCGACCGGCGGCGCGCGCTGATGGATCGGATCGGCCCCGGCGGCGTCGCCGTGGTCCGGTCGTTGCCCGAGCGCCTGCGCAACGGTGACTCCCACCACGCGTTCCGCCAGCACTCGGACGTGCTGTACCTGACCGGGTTCGCCGAGCCCGACACGACCGTCGTGCTGCGCGCTGGCGCCGAGACCGAGCGCGTCGTCATGTTCGTGCGCCCGCGCGATCCGGCGATGGAGGTGTGGGACGGCCGGCGCGCCGGCGTCGAGGGCGCCCGCGCCGAGTACGGCGCCGACGTCGCGCACCCCGCGAGCGAGCTGGCGACGCGCCTGCCCGACCTGGTCGCCAACTGCGAGGAGCTGCACTACGCGGTCGGCCTCGACGAGGACACCGACCTGTTGATCGCGCGCACGATCGCGCGCCTGCGCAAGACCGAGAAGCGCGGCCAGCGCCCGCCGCGCGCGATCGTCGATCCCCGGGACGCGCTCCACGAGCTGCGCCTGCACAAGGGCCCCGACGAGCTGCGCGCGCTGCGCAAGGCCGCGGCGATCTCGTGCGACGCCCACGTGCTCGCGATGCGCCAGGGCCGCCCCGGCACGTTCGAGTACGAGCTCGAGGCCACGCTCGACTACACGTTCCGCAGCCGCGGCGGCGCCGGCCCCGGGTACGGCACGATCGTCGGCGCCGGCGAGAACGCCACGATCCTCCACTACGTCGAGAACCGCTGCGCGATCGCCGACGGCGATCTGGTGCTGGTCGACGCGGGCTGCGAGTACGGCCACTACACCGCCGACATCACCCGGACCTGGCCCGCCGGCGGCCGCTTCACCGCGCCCCAGCGCCGGGTCTACGAGCTCGTGCTGGCCGTCCAGAAGTCGGCGATCGCGCTGGCGCGGCCAGGCGCGACCCTCGATGAGCTGCACCAGCACTGCGTCCGCGAGCTGACCCGCGGCATGATCGAGCTCGGCCTCCTGACCGGCACGGTCGAGGAGCGGATCGAGGACGCGTCCTACAAGCGCTACTACATGCACCTGACCTCCCACTGGCTCGGGCTCGACGTCCACGACGCCGGCGCCTACACCCAGGGTGGCAAGCCGCGCCCGCTCGCGCCGGGCATGGTGATCACGATCGAGCCGGGGCTGTACATCGCGGTCGACGACGAGGCCGCGCCGGCCGAGCTGCGCGGGATCGGCGTCCGGATCGAGGACGACATCCTGATCACCGCCGACGGGTGCGAGAACCTGACCCAGGCCTGCCCCAAAGAGATCGCCGAGCTCGAAGCGATCTGCGGCTGA
- a CDS encoding RpiB/LacA/LacB family sugar-phosphate isomerase, producing the protein MISLLGPHTGKHIVFGFDHHGLPEVDSYVGSLSRYGLVLSAAQGEQPHYLTSTQRVCERVRGRTDAVGVLVCSTGMGVSIAANKFSGVYAARCLSVEDATMARQINNCNVLCLALKTGQDVNAEIITAFMTTAYEGRKLEQLSRITMFEHDLAPLVPIEPARARALKSV; encoded by the coding sequence GTGATCTCGCTCCTCGGTCCCCACACTGGCAAGCACATCGTCTTCGGCTTCGATCACCACGGCCTGCCCGAGGTCGACAGCTACGTCGGCTCGCTGTCGCGCTACGGCCTGGTCCTGTCGGCCGCGCAGGGCGAGCAGCCGCACTACCTCACGTCGACCCAGCGCGTGTGCGAGCGCGTGCGCGGCCGCACCGACGCGGTCGGCGTGCTGGTGTGCTCGACCGGCATGGGCGTGTCGATCGCCGCCAACAAGTTCAGCGGCGTCTACGCGGCGCGGTGCCTGTCGGTCGAGGACGCCACGATGGCGCGCCAGATCAACAACTGCAACGTGCTGTGCCTGGCGCTCAAGACCGGCCAGGACGTCAACGCCGAGATCATCACGGCGTTCATGACGACCGCGTACGAGGGCCGCAAGCTCGAGCAGCTGTCGCGGATCACGATGTTCGAGCACGATCTGGCGCCGCTGGTCCCGATCGAGCCGGCCCGCGCCCGCGCGCTCAAGAGCGTCTGA